DNA from Candidatus Stoquefichus sp. SB1:
GAATGGAAATATGATTAATAATAATCATGGAAAAGAATGAAGTTATGACATAATAATAAAAATAAGAGATTTCTCTATCTATTATATTCAATAGATAGAAAAACCTCTTTTCATTATTATTCAATATTTATTGTGTTTCATAGAACTCAATATTCTACGAAACAGATTATAACATAGTTCAATGAATTTTCAACCGAATTTAACAAATTTCGCTTTCATTCAGACTCATTTATCATAAAAAGATCACAATTATTAAGAGAAACATTAGAGATAATAAAATAATATCAGTATTCATTATCTATTTTTTCGCAGAATATTGAGTTCTGCGAAAAATAGGAATGGGAGGTATCATATGTTTTGGTATGTAGCACATGTTAAAAATGGTTTTGCTACTAAAATAGTATCTGTTTTGAATAAACAAGATAACATTGATGCTTTTATTCCTAAAAAAGAGATGTGGTTTCGTGGTGTGAATGGTAAGAAATATCGGACTGTGGAATTATATCCAGATTATGTGTTTATAAGAAGTCAATTGAATAGAGATGATTTTCATAAAGCTTTTAAAGAGTTCTTTAAGACGATTAGTGGATTGGTTGAACTATTGGATTATGATAGTGTTTATCCATTATCAATGGATGAGCAATTATTATTTGAACATCTTTTAGATAAGGGAAATGTTATTAAAAGGACAAAAGGTCTTAAGATAAATTCACGCTTTATTCCTACTTCTGGTCCATTGAAAGGATTAGAAGATAGAATTATAAAGGTGAATCGTCATGATCGCTATGCAATCCTTGATATGAATATTCTTAATAATAAGATGAAATTACCTATAGAGGAGCTTTCTCCTTCATGAACTGGTATGTCTTATTTACACTCAGTCAAAAGACAAAGAGAATAGTTTATAATCTCAATCGGAATAAAGAAGTCGAAGCTTTTATTCCTGTTTATGAAGAAATATGTAATAGAGATACATTAGAAGTGAATACAAAGAATATGTTTGATAATTATATCTTTGTAAAGACAACTTTAAATCAGGGAGATTTCAATGATTTATTACTGAGTATGAAAGATGAAAATGATGGATTAATTAAACAATTAAAGAATATAGATACATCTGCTTTGTCAGATGATGAAATAAAATTCTTTAATAATATATTAGATCAAAACTATGTTGCGAAAATATCTTATGGCTATAAAGTCAATGGAAGAACAGTTGTAACAGATGGACCATTAATTCATTATCAAGATCATATTATAAGAGTCAATACACATAATTATACTGCTTATCTTGATTTGACTTTCTTTGATAGAAAGATTAAGTTAGGAATAGTCATAACATGCAAGAAATGATTGAAGCGTTCGGCACCCACCTTCAATTGTATTCGGAATATAAAATATGAGTTTCTATGGGGTAGGGGAAATTGTATCTTCTTACCTATAAAAATCATATTTGGACAGGTGAAAACCTGTTTTTTTGTGTTTAAAAATGAAATGATGAAAAGGAGGGGAATCATGGAGTTTAAACCATTTGAAAAAAAGATATGGCTATCATCTCCTACTATGCATGGAGATGAAATTCGTTATATTCATGAAGCCTATGAGACCAACTGGATGTCTACTGTTGGTCAGAATATTAATGAAGTTGAAAGAAAGACATGTGAATACATTGGATGTAAATATTCAGTAGCTCTGTCTGCTGGAACTGCTGCCCTGCATCTGGCAATGAAGCTGGCTGGTATCAAATCAGGTGACTATGTTTTTTGCAGTGATATGACCTTTAGTGCAACTGTCAATCCTGTCACATATGAAGGGGGCGTTCCCATATTCATTGATTCTGAATATGAAACTTGGAATATGGATCCTAAGACACTGGAAAAGGCTTTTGAATTATATCCTGATGTTAAAGTGGTAGTAGTAGCCAATCTATATGGGACACCATCTAAGTTAGATGAAATCAGAGCTATCTGTGATAAGCATAATGCAGTACTGATTGAGGATGCAGCAGAATCATTAGGAGCAGTCTATAAAGGAAGACAGACTGGAACATTTGGTGATTATAATGTCATCAGCTTTAATGGGAATAAGATTATTACTGGTTCAGCTGGAGGAATGTTACTTACTGACAGTTTAGAAGCAGCCAACAAGGCAAGAAAGTGGTCAACACAGTCAAGAGAGAATGCA
Protein-coding regions in this window:
- a CDS encoding transcription termination/antitermination NusG family protein; translated protein: MFWYVAHVKNGFATKIVSVLNKQDNIDAFIPKKEMWFRGVNGKKYRTVELYPDYVFIRSQLNRDDFHKAFKEFFKTISGLVELLDYDSVYPLSMDEQLLFEHLLDKGNVIKRTKGLKINSRFIPTSGPLKGLEDRIIKVNRHDRYAILDMNILNNKMKLPIEELSPS
- a CDS encoding transcription termination/antitermination NusG family protein, which gives rise to MNWYVLFTLSQKTKRIVYNLNRNKEVEAFIPVYEEICNRDTLEVNTKNMFDNYIFVKTTLNQGDFNDLLLSMKDENDGLIKQLKNIDTSALSDDEIKFFNNILDQNYVAKISYGYKVNGRTVVTDGPLIHYQDHIIRVNTHNYTAYLDLTFFDRKIKLGIVITCKK
- a CDS encoding DegT/DnrJ/EryC1/StrS family aminotransferase, yielding MEFKPFEKKIWLSSPTMHGDEIRYIHEAYETNWMSTVGQNINEVERKTCEYIGCKYSVALSAGTAALHLAMKLAGIKSGDYVFCSDMTFSATVNPVTYEGGVPIFIDSEYETWNMDPKTLEKAFELYPDVKVVVVANLYGTPSKLDEIRAICDKHNAVLIEDAAESLGAVYKGRQTGTFGDYNVISFNGNKIITGSAGGMLLTDSLEAANKARKWSTQSRENAPWYQHEEIGYNYRMSNVIAGVVRGQYGYLDEHIAQKKAIYYRYKEGFKDLPVSMNPFIEEEMEPNFWLSCLIIDKEAMCRQVRGEDDVLYVSEAGKSCPTEILEALVKYNAEGRPIWKPMHMQPIFRMNPFITKDGNGRGLSNAYIHGNETVIVDEDIFERGLCLPSDNKMTAEEQDIIIEIIRECFQ